The nucleotide window GTCTGTGTCATCAAAATCCTGCATGTTGTGAGTTGGTTTAAGGAAATTGCACTCAATAACCCCGATGACTCCCACGCCTTTTGTGTTGGCCTATTAACAAAAGACAAATAACCTAAAaatttaaatagaatatttaaaaaaataaagataaggAAAGGAAATCTCTTACTCTGAGTTGGCATCCAACACGCTCATAGGCTTTGATGAGCCGGTTTTTATGATACATCATGACACCGTAGTTGTCTTTACCCATGGTGCTATAGCCAAATGTTATAGAGACAGCTTGTTTCTGAAGCTCAGGTGAAGGAGCAAATGTTTGCTAGATAGCTGCTGCACGCATCACACACTGTTACTGTTTTTATCATTTGTTCTAGACCCAAGAAGTAAGTAAGAGGAAAAAATATTAGAGAACACATTGTATTTAGTCTAAAGAATGTTTGGTGTGTCTTCTGTCACTGTTCTGTTCAGTTGTCCTGCAAGGATACAAGAAAGTTGGGTTTGTATTTGTCCATTATGACGTGGGCAAGACTCTTTGATACCAGTTGTGTCTTTACTTTTTGTCCTCGGATGATGATCTGCATTCTGGGCTTTAGGTACAAAATGCTGCAATAGGCCTGGGACAGTAAAAGATTGAAAGAACAATTACATAAATTATTACACATGACCGTGGACCTTTCCTGTGAgattatctttatttttattataaatatatgtaatgttGTGCCTCGTGTCAATTCCTTGGCGTGACAACCACAACACTGTGATGGACTTCACTGAGATCCTGAGAGTGAACCATGTTTTTTAGAGATGTCAGTGAAAGTAGTGAAAGTtgtttctgtcattgtgatacacactgtaacacagcacagagtgcacacaacaaaatgtatcctctgcatttaaaccatcgcccatagtgagcagtggtcagccatgaaaggtcccCCGGGGAGCTTgtgggatggtactttgctcaacgGAACCCATGCCCATGGAAATAATTGGAACACTAAATagtataataatagtaatagaaataataatagtatagaaatggtgtaaaaaaaggtcaactgtgaTATAAAATACTTCAGATCTTTATAAATGAAATTTAGGTACAAGGCACACACCTTGACTGTACCATCTTCATCCTGTTATTTGCGATCTGACCGCTGAACGTAAAATAAAACTCACCCTGAGGGAAAAGTCGGTGTCGGGTACTGTCGGTGTGTTGCGCTCTTGACGCCTAAATTTTGTTTGGGTGCCATCCGACATATCATCAGGGATTCGGATGTCATAACGTTCTGTGTCAAAATCAAACTCCAGTTTGCCTGATTCAGTCCTGTAAAGCAGTGGAATACCGTCTCAGTGAAGAAAGAAGCCACATGAATGCACTTCCTCCAGAGATGATAGAGGGACATAATTTCTCACAACGCATTCTACAGAGGCACAATTGAAGCCTGCTTTCAGGTGAGTTGCACGGGCAGACAGGAGGCGATGAAGATTGTGGGAGCAGAGATGGGGTACAGAGGATAGACGGGGTAAACAGGCTGAGGGTGTGATGGAAATATTTTCATGGACTCTTTTACCATCTGCTGTCTGGCAAAATGAACTACAGCATCCATGCAACAGATTCTACCCACATATCCCACAAAGTACTACAGTTGGTCATTGACAGACCCTGGCCTTATTCTACCTGTtatgtatgaatatatattaggGATAATATTTGCaattcatttaataaatattaaaaatacattaaattaaaataaatgtttgctttctttgtgggtctgacctatgacatggaTGTGAAATTAATCCTAACCAGAGACAATCTACATAGGTGGAGACAGACAGTAGAGGAATTTTGGGGACCTTTCAGATGACATATCTTTTGCtgcacatttatattattttcacatttatattattatgtgtttgctgtgtgtccAGAATGCTCCTGCTTCTAGAAGCTTTCTTTCAGGTTTGCAGAGAGTGGAAATCTAGTACAACCAGATGAAGGCAATAAGGATGCTGaaccaggacatgccaccacacctcacacctccaaacCCGACCATCAAAATGTCCACCGATGTCGACTTCAATCTGTAACTGTTATACTGTTCATTGCAAAATGTACTTTTGCAGAATCCACAGCCACTACCAATGATGTCTATGTCTTATGTTCTCCTTGAACATGAATATCTTTGCTTGCATTATAGCttctttactttttatttagacttattttgttctattttgtttaattttataactattactttaactatgcacagtcatgatgcattttactgtgtgttgtACAGcaataactatgcatgtgacaaataaaatcttgacAATCTGTCTTGAAAACAACGAAACACACAGTCCCAGGTGACACAGACTTTTTAGACACATAATCTGCTTCAGCCCATTTTTCTTCCAGACCAGCTCACCTCCTGAGGTTCCAGATGATGATTCGTGTCCCTGAGGTGTTTGTAGCTGTAGTGGAATTGATGGCCTTCAGTTCTGAAAGTATCGCCTCCTCTGTCTGAAACAGGGAGTACTTCAAAATCTTCTGCATGCTGGCCATGTCCTCTGGCTTTATGCAACGTGGAGGATCAGTTGTTAAGGTTAAATGACATAAGAAATAGAAGAATGTCAGAATGTGATAGCTACGGTAGAGGAAATGCTTAATTTCCTTAAATGGCAAAAGTATTCATTTACCTGGTACTAGctgctttataataaaatacagtgTAATAATTATGTTCATGGTTATGTTGGTTCCTgtgttttatgttatgttatattgAACTACAGTCTTGTTACTGTTATTTTGGTTGCATTTTCATGGTGCTATACCTGTAACTTACACATTTGTGTAGGGAGCCACTGTAGTACTAACATcttttacattcattacatcAGTGCTCGTTGAAAAAGGATATTCTGACTTCCAACGCGATTGTAGGTGACAATGGGCACAGTGATGTTAGTGGCCTTGATTTTCTTCAGGTAGGTCTGAGAGAGCATGCCCACACACATGCTGTTACGTCTTTTTGAGAACACAATGACGTCCTTCCCCAGGCGCATGGAACCTGATTTAAAGCCATTTCCATACATGCCTACTGCAGCATGGCCCTCTACAGACTGCTTGTCACTGAAGCCGAAGCTAAAATATATGGTTGCAGTAAAGAGCAGATATCAGTTTCAACGAAAATGGACAAATAAATCTGTTCTACTCACTGGATTATATTGGAATACATGTATTCAAAATGGATTCTGACCTCAGCAGTTTGTACATTGCATCATAGTCCATCCCAGCTCCATTGTCCATAAAAGTAAGACAGTCCACACCTTTAATCTGGGTTTTATCAATCCACAACTGCTTTGCACAAACATCTGGATCATACGCATTGTCTGggaacacagaaacagaacaaaggaaccaaaatgtgcagaaatttTTCTGTTAATTTTTATGCTCACATCTGAAGAACTAAATTAAtctcacaatatatatatatatatatatatcttctcCAGCCATTGTATGCTGTCACTTCTcttgttctttatttcttttgttttgttacttATCTGAGTTTTGTTTGATATCTGAAAACTGCATTAGCTTATATGCTGGTGTTGATGACTGCTATGgaattttttatggttttatggttCTCGGTACAGAATAAACTGCCAGTAAGGCATGTCAACCTGTAACCATGCTCGTGTGCTGACTGTGTGAGAAGTAACTGCTTTGCTTTCTCCCTCGGGCTCCTGTCCCCACTAAGAGAAGCTGGCAGTCCCTTTTATGGCCCTCGTCCCATGTGTTAATTATACACGTGATTGTGAATCTTCACTTCGGTTTTTCGACTCCGCTCTTTCCCCACGGCATTATAGTCAGTGACTCACTTAGAAGTTTGACAAAAATACATTCCAATAGGGGATATTGCACAATAACTCACCAATTAACTGTGCAATGGCACTGAAGGGCCAGGTGTGGCTGGTAGAGTTTGAATGCAAGTCATTTGGATTAAGCTGtaaatgatagaaaaaaaaacatttaaatggaataatatatatataattacaaataaaatattcaacTGATTGGAGCTTTGACATCTTATTCATGAGGCAGCACAATACAATTCGTTTTAAAAACCCATACACACCAGCATCTTACCTGATCTGATTCCATAATTTAAGAAAtcagcataaataaaaaaaacgtcaaaATTACATACAATATATTAACATGAAACAAAGTGATGCAATTGAAGCCTGTTGAACTGAAATAATAATGTTGTAGATTTTCTACCATGCTATTTTACAATATCACAATCTGGCAGAATAAAAAATCAAGCTAGTAAAGCAAGTAAACAAATCTAAAAACAAATATTACCTGGGtcaaatgaaacatgaaagTAGACCATGTAGGATTGCTGGATGTTTTACGTATAGAAATTACCTTATCTGTATTCAGTTAATGTATGAACACCCAGAAATAGGTCCAAATTGAGCCAGCAAATCCAGAGCAGGGATTCAGTAAAATGGTGGTCAGACATTACATAATCACATTCTGTGCAAAGCATGGGACACatgctaaaaacaaaaataatcaccaAAAATATCCAGTAAAATATACAGTctgtacggaaagtattcagacctccttaaatttgttatattgcagccatttgctaaaatcaccTTTTTAATATACTCACatcaccccatattgacagaaaaacacacatttttgcagatttattaacaaagaaaaactgaaatgtcacatggtctaaagtattcagaccctttgcttgGTATTTAGTagctcccttttgatctaatacagggAAATAACAAGTACAATTAAATgaacaagtaacattaaaaacatgacctcaaatgattttagcaaatggctgtaaTATATCAAAGAAAaaattaagggggtctgaatactttctgtgtgtctgtgtgtgtgtgtgtgtgtatgtgtaaatgcacacacacatacaccttctGGGTGTCAAGAAGATTTACTGATGCACTTATTGTAAACACACACCCTGAGAAACTTGCATTGCACCATCTGTGAATGTTCTGTCTGATGGAAATTATGTGTTCTGGTGTGGCCGTGCATGTCTCTGTCTAAACATGTCATGTGTAACGTATTTTTAGCGGTTAGTCTAGACTgtaattaataatgaaacaagcaaacaaaactGAAAGTAGTCTGTGCTGCATCTGCTCTTCCACTGCACTGAACTATATTGCAAGTAAAACTCAGGATGATTTTATGCCTCCCAGAAGCTATACAATATGAAGAATCAAGCTgacattttataatgtaaaagaaaacatcTAATCTACAGTTTCACATTCTAAAAACATATactttttacattgtaaaatgAAACATCTAATTaggattttaaaatgtgaataacTCACTAATGAAAAGTGTTGCAGTGCCAAACTCGCTGCATTATGGACAGAAAGTGAATGTTTGAAACACTCACCGCGCTCAGTGGAACCCCTTCCTCTGTGAACGTCGCCATCTCTTCTGTGTCTGTATGAACACCTTGCTCTAAGGGCAGGGTAAAGGTGGGGCTCTCTGGGTTTGTCATAACATGCTCCCGTTTAAAAGCCCTagaaatatttacagcatttatcagactcccttatccagagcgacttacaatcagcagttacagggacagtccccccctggagcaacttagggttaagtatcttgctcagggacacaatggtaataagtgggatttgaacctgggtcttcaggttcattggtgagtgtgttagaTTGTGTTACCCACCTCACTGTCCAGACTGAGGTGATGggctgttagacatgcagagattttggatgCAGCATGGACAGTCCTGGGCAGTCTGTGGTGTAATGGGACactggtggatggagcgagacatgatgtcccagatgtgctcaattggactCAGGTCTGTGGAATGGGCAAGCcatcatcttgcaggaactgcggacatactccagccacatgaggtctagcattgtcttgcattagaagGAACCCAGGgtcaaccgcaccagcatatggtctcacaagggctCTGAGGATCtgatcttggtacctaatgcagtcaggctacctctggcctGTCTCCTGTTAGTGCCTCCAaactctggacactatgctgacaccgacaccaccagcattcaaaagtgacaaaaacatcagccagaaagcatatgaAATGAGAAGAGATCTGCGGTCACCACCTgaagaaccacgcctttattggggatgtcttgcttattgcctataatttccacctgttgtctattccaacaggatgtgaaattgattgtgaaATCAGTGTTGTTTCcaaagtggacagtttgatttcacagaagtctGATTGACTTGGAATTACATTGTGCTGTTCaagtgtttcctttatttttttgagcagtgtatttaatGCCAAATGCACCTTCATTCTTCGTTTGAGTAGAAGTTCACATgcttgtatataaaaaaaaatgcatattcaaataagtacagaaagtattcagtgTGCACAAACATTATGTAGAGTACAAGCAGCAAAAAGTGAAGAAGAGATTACTGAAAGAAACTATTTGGTACTACATCCATTATGTAAGCAGTtgtcttttcttgttttatgtgaTTCTCTTTTCTATTTGGTTTTCTGTGTCGCTAAGTTCCAGGCAATAAGTAACAAATTGACTTGTCATCTGGATGCCATGCaatgactcacacacacacacacagacagagcctTATGCAATACATAAATACTGCATAAAGAGCAGAATCAAGAATTGGAAAGCAGAATATCATAAATGACCCCCACATGTCAATTCCATCATCGGGTTGTTTGACAAGACAGAAAGCaatgaattttactgcatatatTGTCCCTGATTACATTTTCAGTGGAAGCTCTAAAAACTGAAgaaactgtgtaaaaaaaaaacagacccggaaatgtaaagaaaaagatATCATACATGAACATGAACTGATAATATAATGACCTGCAACAGTTCCCTCAGTCAAGAATTCCTGCCAATTCCTGCTAAACACATCACAACAACAATATTGGTTAACACTTTATAAATGTAATCTTTATATTCAACGATCTTTGCCAATGAAATTTTAATGGAAATCACAAATGAAATTCAAAAGAATAAATTAATCGGTCatcagtttaattaaaacacaagATTTTGAGTAGAAAACGCTGTAAAgcatttaattaatatattaataacaaATATACTAGTGCATTTAATGTTTCATATATGTACGAAATAGCTGATAGAAAAACAAGGAACACAGAATATAAATGATGTTCTAAATGTAATCTAGTTGGGTTATCAGTCCTATGTGGACTCCTCTGTGGTGTCTTTGGTGGTCTCATCTTGATTCAGAACTTTGACTTACGTGACAAACATTATTAATGCTATACATGGACGCACTGCTGCAATTTCAATCTGTTTGTCAGAACGTAAAGAAAATGTACCTGCAGATGGGTGCATgatcatgtttttttgcttgACAAATCAACAAACTTTGATAATCGTTTAATAAAATcttttgagaaataaaaaaaaaaacagtgaaaaaaaggaGCATGTAGGTCCCTCAAACCATATTGTCCAGAAAAACTTAAAAACTGCATCTCTGAGGTCAGTCTGGCTGATCCTCCACATGATCTGCTTTTTCAGATTGAGAAATTTCTGTCAGAACGTTGTCAAGAATTTCATCAATGACATTGTTGTCATAATCGATCTGCTGCAGGTCCAGAGATGGGATGATAGAGACCAGGAGACGACCTACAAGGCGACGAAGCCGATTCAGGCTGTTTgaggaaagaagaaaaggacAGAATCAGTCTAATACATCAAAAATCGAAATGTCCCTCTAgataattattacaatattattaGCAAATTTTCTTCCCACTCACTAGGATGTTTCATATGtttcgcccttatccagagtgacatacaattacagggacagtccacctggagacactcagggtaaagtgtcttgcccaaagaaacaatggtagtaagcggggtttgaacctgtgactttgtggttgtctggttcataggcggctGTGTTATTCTCAAATGACCACTGatatatttcaacatttttcagGAATTAACAGCCTGCTTAGCAGAGACACCCCACTTGAATTTATCATCTTGCTTACTGTGTGTGCAACTAGACCATTTAAACAAGGATTACTTCAGTTTGAGCTCTGCATCCGATTTCTTGCTTGAATGGTCATCAGATTGGGTgttgtctccatctccatcattCTTTTCTTTCCAGTTAGAAGCAGAGTCGACTCTCCCATCGTCTTTGTTGCTGTTGACCTCTGTATTTTGGGTCTTATCTTCACCTGGGCGTCTGCTATTACACTCTTCAGCCTCCATTGTGGCTCTCCCTAGATCATCTATAACTTCATTCAGTTGCTGAAGGTGAGACAACACTGTTGCCTCTGACATTTCACCCTGCAAACGAgatcagaaaatgaaaaaaatatgaagatGATTTGTTGGAAGCACAAAATATTTGAGAGACTTTGACAAGGACCAATGGTAATGGttatagcatctccaaaactgtgGCATGTTGAATGTTCTGAGTTTCTTCAGGATCTTCTAAAAGAGTCAAAAAATGTCAACTGACTATTGATTCAGGAGCGATCGTGGCTCACaaaagcaaatatatataaataaataaaaaaagactggtACAAGAAGCGCTACTGTAGTTCATATTGCTGGCTCCAACAGAGTGGTAATATTGAGTAGTCCAGACCAGAGCAAAGCATATCTGGCACCAAGACATCAGCATGCCTCCAACTTTTCTGGTACTTCCCACAGATGCTCGATTTGATCTAAAGGATTTTTTGCTCAATTCAACACACAAACTCATCATGTCCCTCACACCGTTTAGTCATGCTAACAACTTGGTCTCTCAGTTTAACTCAACTACCATATCTATCCTAGACACTACTGCACCctttaaaataaatctaaacCACAGCCATGGTTTAATAACGACATCAGGGATCAAGACAAGGGTGTAGGAAAGCTGAGAGGAAATGGAAAAAGGACAAACTTCAGATCTCTCATGATCTGATGAAACACTCTGTGAACATATCTAATGAATCTGTTAAATCAGATAGGGTACAATACTTTTCAGATATGGTAAAATCTCATAATGGGAATCCCGAAACACTCTTTCAGACTATTGACCACTTGCTAAATTCGCAGTAAGTGCAGAGCCCTGGTGCTGCTCCTGAATGCACAGATAAGTTTCTGGCTTTTTTCGGTGAAGCGACGGCCCAGGTCAATTATACCGAAGATGTGTCCTCCTCTACCACCACCAATAGCTGTACCTAGTTTCAATGAGTTTGAagaacatttacggcatttggcagacgcccctatccagagcgacttacaacgtgctttcaagttaccatcggtgaagagatcaattccggttcactaggaccccaactatgaatacagttTGAGTTTGAAGAAGTTTCTTCATCCTTTTTGGACAAAATTGTCAAACACGTAAATCATTCAGCTCAAGCCACAGATACACTCCCAGCCAAACTTTACAAACAGATCTTTGGATGCATGGGTCAAGACATTATAGCAATTATTAATAGTTCTCTGAAATAAGGCAAGGTTCCTTTGGCTTTTAAACAGGGGGTTGTTCAGCCCCTTCTTAAGAAACCCAGCCTTGATCCTGCAGACATAAATAATTTTCGGACAATTTCCAAACTTCTGTTTCGGTCAAAGATTTTAGCGAAAGTTGTTCAACCTCAATTTTTGAACCATTTAAATAGTAATAACATTGCTGAAATGTTTCAGTCAGGTTTTAAAAGCCTTCATAGTACAGAGTCTGCACTGCTGCGTGTAACAAACGACCTGCTTCTCACAGTCGACTCAGGGAAAGTTCAGTTTTCATTTAACATGGACCTCATTGCAGCATAGAACAGTGGGCCGAAGTTGATTTTAGAATTAAGTTCAAAATTTTACACTTTGTCTTTAAAGGTCTAAATGACCAAGCTCATGTATATATTGCTAACTTACTCCAAAAGAAAACTTCAGGATAAacccttttttttcattctttttgatTAACTCTTGATGTTAATTTTATCCTCACCCATTGTTTAATTCAGTGTAATATTTCTTATATGTACAGcattctgtttttgaaaatgtgctttataaataaatgtataattattattattattattattcagtacATGACAGTATGGCTAAGAGTGTTGTCTATAATGTATCTGTTATGAAATATATAGAGCTGTCAATTAAATCAAGATTAATAACACAAATTAGCTGTTTGGCTGACAAGTTTTAGTCTGCAGTCCCTAAAAAAGCTCCTTTCAATGTGACTAAAATTCCATCAGACGGGAAAAGATCCTACCTTGGCCTTTTTATGCTCCATCCTGTCCTGGACCAGTTCACTCCTCTGATTTCGTAATTCCTCACACTCTCTTTTCAGATCCTGAAGTTGCTTTTGCAGGTCATCAACCTGAGAGGAAAGACCATCCAACATCCTCTTGGAGTTATCTCTTTCCTGGGCAGTCACCTCAAGGAGCTCCAGCAGATGGTCTTGCTGTGTTTGGGCCTCCTGAATGAGTCTTTCCCCATGCACCCCTTCTCTGGGTTCTGCTGAAATGTCCGGTGTCCTTCTTTGTCCTTGATCATGCAGCTCTACTTTTATCAGTGGGTTTGGCAAACAGCCACTTATTATATTCATGTGTGATTCTGCTGTCTGTAACTCCGCATTTGTCGTCTCCTCCACTATGTGGGCCATAGAATCAAATCCTCTTCCTTCAGTCTCTTgtccttctgtttttcttttgtttccctTTTCTTCTCCATCACTTCCTTCATcatctttttccattttgacaGGCATTTGGATCTCTGTTTGAATGGCGACATGCTTCTTTTCAGGATTAGGGGATGGAGCTTCTCCGAGGAAACATGCTGTATCCATTTCATTATCCAAACATTCTGTCGGCATGTTTGCTATCATTTCCAAACAGTCACGTTCCTCTTCAGACGCTTCACTTACTCCGACCCCTGACTCAACACTCATTGGCATCGGAACAGTGCTGGCGTTGCCATTATCATTCCCATCACTATCGGTCTTAAGTCTCTTTGCTCTCATGCCATCCATGTTTGTTCTGGGTGTTCTCCTCGCCCTGTTTATGAGGATTAAATTAATTTGGGCTTTAATTCGTTTAACACATGGTTGTTAGTTACCACAATGGAGGAGATATACAAAATGGCAAATAGAAAAGTCTAGGTATATGTCAATCCCACTGTATCCTCATAATACATCAATTTTACCACTTTCACCCTTTTTCACTGCAGTCTGACTGAATACATTTTCTGATTGACTAAGTATGTAGCAGAAAATGCTGTCATCACCTTTCAGAATAAATGTGCAAGCACAACGGTAGGGAGCAAATCTGCCTAATTACAGTAAAAAGGCAGGAAgtatagaaaaaaaagtataggaagaatatttaaattaatctaCAACATCAAATAAATGAGACACAACCGTAGGAAAAATATGCACCTCAAAGGCACAGATGTGAATCTCAGACATGAAACTAGATGATGAATGAGAATGATGAGACtgcacaaatgcatttatgCTTCCACTGTACATAAACGGGGACAGTTTGGAGCGGGTGTGTCGAATTCCATATCTTAAGGAAGATCTGATCTGGGGAGTGAATACTATGCAAATGATAAAAAAGCCCAGGAGAGACCCTACTTCCTGAGGGTTTTTAGGAAAAACTACATCTCCCAATGTCCTTTTATCGGTGCTCTACTGAGAGCATCTTGACATACTGCATCGGCTGCCCAAAATCGGCTGCCCTCTCCCCACATTGGAGGAGCTGCACAGTTCCTGGTGTCATAAGAAGGCACAAAACTTCATAAAGGACATATCTCATCCTGAACATACACTCTCTGAAATGCTCCCACTAGGTAGATGGTAGGGAAGCATTAAAACAAGGACAACTTCGATCCCACTGCAGTAGCTTCAGCTAATTCTGCCAATACATGTTTTTTAATCAACATTTTTAGGGGCATCTGTGAAATGATGTTCAATTGTGTGGATGTGTGAATTAActcattattgttttatttagtgGTTTTGTGTATGCTCCATTTTTAAGATGGCacttaataataatcaataaactaaactaaaaccaTTTAGCGGAGAACAATGATGGAAATCATTACATGATAAAACAAAGACAAAGCTCTGGTCTTGAGACCTGAGAGTGACATAAACTTGAAAGTTTAACTGAACAGATTAAGAAGATTGTCGACCTGACAGGAGTGGAGTTGCGTGGCGTGGCACAGGAGGTGGAGCTGGGACCCGCTGCAAGaaaaatc belongs to Denticeps clupeoides chromosome 9, fDenClu1.1, whole genome shotgun sequence and includes:
- the LOC114797346 gene encoding MORC family CW-type zinc finger protein 3-like isoform X3: MATFTEEGVPLSALNPNDLHSNSTSHTWPFSAIAQLIDNAYDPDVCAKQLWIDKTQIKGVDCLTFMDNGAGMDYDAMYKLLSFGFSDKQSVEGHAAVGMYGNGFKSGSMRLGKDVIVFSKRRNSMCVGMLSQTYLKKIKATNITVPIVTYNRVGSQSCIKPEDMASMQKILKYSLFQTEEAILSELKAINSTTATNTSGTRIIIWNLRRTESGKLEFDFDTERYDIRIPDDMSDGTQTKFRRQERNTPTVPDTDFSLRAYCSILYLKPRMQIIIRGQKVKTQLVSKSLAHVIMDKYKPNFLKQAVSITFGYSTMGKDNYGVMMYHKNRLIKAYERVGCQLRANTKGVGVIGVIECNFLKPTHNMQDFDDTDEYRKTMSSLGAKLEDYWKVIQHKRNTEDPNCPPVEDVEKQPDQNWIQCDECLKWRKLPVGINIKQLPENWFCHMNLDPYFRSCEKEAEKEDSEDEQPTNKKTYKQVERRNKEMIRHQEQLQKEQQLNQMAALAKENEALQKQKESLRKKLKRTRASVQLTACPGVPEQLPANSPSSHEGSSSMPDNSTPIRLFMLGCPGPSDNRIWCILGTCSPSHCTSLMAVRPGSGGSAGPSDDPT